The Prevotella sp. oral taxon 299 str. F0039 genome has a segment encoding these proteins:
- a CDS encoding O-antigen polymerase has product MEITIVILLAIILVAFKAFHLGDLFAPWFLTTGIWFLILFLFLFAGKTLYPIKDQFYNCLYLWVPIFCFSSLITYYVFPQKEGNRIKDTITINHSLFNGLLILLTIIAPLYLYNILKIVMSYNIADLLYNMRIYNIEGEKNFGILNYTIIIGQVLLVIGLWMYPKITKTELSIIILANLINAFAIMGKTPILFIITTLVFVFYEKGYIKARSILMSAIPLFTFFFIFTNARTEQSSTVDNSMTLLEFMGMYVLSPPVAFGYITENTNTQFGFSTFSAFYHFLNNWGFGPFDINPGIQEFVFVPVPTNVYTIFQPFFEDFGYKGVAFFAFIYGTITGFLYRMSNNGNSIAKCIYTYFVTNLILQFFQENIILSIIATLEFIGLIIICTQNSIYFKWARHDKQP; this is encoded by the coding sequence ATGGAAATTACAATTGTTATTCTACTCGCCATTATTCTAGTTGCATTCAAAGCATTCCACCTCGGTGACCTTTTTGCGCCTTGGTTTCTAACCACAGGTATTTGGTTTCTCATTCTTTTTCTTTTTCTCTTTGCTGGAAAAACACTCTATCCTATAAAAGATCAATTCTACAATTGTCTTTATCTATGGGTTCCTATTTTCTGTTTTTCATCGTTAATTACCTATTATGTCTTCCCGCAAAAGGAGGGAAATCGTATTAAAGATACCATAACTATAAATCACTCTTTATTTAATGGCTTACTCATTCTGCTTACTATTATCGCACCTTTGTACCTTTATAATATTTTAAAGATTGTTATGAGCTATAACATCGCTGACCTTTTATACAACATGCGCATCTATAATATTGAAGGAGAAAAAAACTTCGGTATACTGAACTACACCATTATAATTGGTCAAGTACTACTGGTTATAGGCTTATGGATGTATCCTAAAATTACAAAAACAGAACTCAGCATCATTATTCTGGCAAATCTTATTAATGCATTTGCCATCATGGGTAAAACTCCCATTCTATTCATAATTACTACTTTAGTCTTTGTTTTCTATGAAAAAGGATATATCAAAGCTCGCTCAATACTAATGTCTGCTATTCCTCTATTTACATTCTTTTTCATTTTTACCAATGCCCGAACCGAACAATCCAGCACTGTAGATAATAGTATGACACTTCTCGAATTTATGGGAATGTATGTACTTTCTCCACCTGTGGCATTCGGATACATCACAGAAAACACCAATACGCAATTTGGATTCAGCACATTTTCTGCATTTTATCATTTCCTTAACAACTGGGGTTTTGGTCCATTCGATATCAATCCAGGTATTCAAGAGTTTGTTTTTGTACCTGTTCCTACTAATGTTTACACCATTTTTCAACCTTTCTTTGAAGATTTCGGGTACAAAGGGGTGGCATTCTTCGCTTTCATCTACGGAACTATTACAGGTTTCCTTTATCGAATGAGCAACAATGGAAACAGCATTGCCAAGTGTATCTATACTTATTTCGTAACCAATCTCATTCTTCAATTCTTTCAAGAAAATATAATTTTGAGTATTATTGCAACCTTAGAGTTCATTGGACTCATCATAATTTGCACTCAAAAT